From Rudanella lutea DSM 19387, a single genomic window includes:
- the ligA gene encoding NAD-dependent DNA ligase LigA — protein MSPQEQINGLTDQLNYYNHQYYQNSVSEVDDFTFDRMLEQLTALEAQYPEFKRPDSPTNRVGGGISKEFATVYHRFPMLSLGNTYSEAELVEFDNRVRRGLDGQTFEYVCELKFDGVALSMTYENGVLVQGATRGDGVRGDDITANIRTIRTLPLRVGHSIGQSTDVPVAVPALFEVRGEGFLPIAEFERINKEREDIGESLLANPRNAASGTFKQQDSRIVAQRRLDCYLYSFLADEEVFKTHEESLIALKAWGFNVSPTWRKCTDIREVMQFINDWDTRRFELPLATDGIVIKVNSYAQQRELGYTAKSPRWAIAFKYKAMAASTTLNHVTYQVGRTGAVTPVANLTPVLLAGTVVKRASLHNANEIERLGVQLGDTVFVEKGGEIIPKVTGVDLTKRTDAVQPIVYPTTCPACQTPLVRMEDERGGVQAHFYCPNEKGCPPQRQARFEHFIQRRAMNIESLGEGKIELLIERGLVQSPADLYELTTEKLLGLEKTYPATPVLSDDGSGRTSAEEPGKARTVKFGQKTVDNILKAVERSRQQPFTNVLFALGIRYVGATTAEKLVDYFGTMDALMAAPLEVLITVPEVGPRIAQSVANWFADPDNRDYVERLRAAGLQFVGERKVVEVRSDRLTGKTFLYTGTFANFSREQLEAEIAAHGGKLVSGVSKKLNYLIVGENAGPSKVSKAESLKVPMISEDEFMAMLT, from the coding sequence ATGTCGCCCCAGGAGCAGATAAATGGGCTAACAGACCAGCTCAATTATTACAATCACCAATACTATCAGAACAGCGTGTCGGAAGTGGACGATTTTACGTTCGACCGGATGCTGGAGCAGTTAACGGCCCTCGAGGCCCAATATCCCGAATTTAAGCGCCCCGACTCACCGACCAACCGGGTAGGCGGTGGCATCAGCAAGGAGTTTGCAACTGTGTACCATCGCTTTCCGATGCTCTCGCTGGGTAACACCTATTCGGAAGCCGAGTTGGTTGAGTTCGACAATCGGGTTCGGCGCGGCCTCGACGGGCAGACCTTCGAATACGTTTGTGAACTAAAATTTGACGGGGTGGCCCTGAGCATGACCTACGAAAATGGGGTGTTAGTGCAGGGAGCCACCCGGGGCGATGGCGTTCGGGGCGACGATATCACGGCTAATATCCGTACCATCCGGACCCTTCCGCTGCGGGTTGGCCATTCGATAGGGCAAAGTACGGATGTCCCTGTGGCGGTGCCCGCCCTGTTTGAGGTTCGGGGCGAGGGTTTTCTGCCCATCGCTGAGTTCGAACGGATCAATAAGGAGCGCGAAGATATTGGTGAGTCTCTGCTGGCCAACCCGCGCAATGCAGCCTCAGGCACGTTTAAACAGCAGGATTCGCGGATTGTAGCCCAGCGCCGGTTAGACTGTTACCTGTACTCGTTTCTGGCAGACGAAGAGGTGTTCAAAACCCATGAGGAAAGCCTGATTGCCCTCAAAGCCTGGGGGTTCAATGTGTCGCCTACGTGGCGGAAGTGTACCGATATTCGGGAGGTGATGCAGTTTATCAACGACTGGGACACCCGACGGTTCGAGTTACCGCTGGCTACCGATGGCATTGTGATCAAGGTGAACAGCTATGCCCAGCAGCGCGAGTTGGGCTACACGGCCAAAAGCCCCCGGTGGGCCATTGCCTTTAAGTATAAGGCGATGGCTGCGAGTACCACGCTCAACCACGTTACTTATCAGGTTGGGCGCACAGGGGCGGTTACGCCGGTAGCAAACCTGACCCCGGTATTGTTGGCAGGTACGGTAGTCAAACGGGCGTCGTTACACAATGCCAATGAGATTGAGCGCCTGGGGGTGCAATTGGGCGATACGGTATTTGTTGAAAAGGGCGGAGAGATCATTCCGAAAGTGACCGGCGTTGACCTGACCAAGCGCACCGATGCCGTACAGCCCATTGTTTACCCAACCACCTGCCCCGCCTGCCAGACTCCGCTGGTGCGTATGGAAGATGAGCGGGGGGGCGTTCAGGCGCATTTCTACTGCCCCAACGAGAAAGGCTGCCCCCCGCAGCGTCAGGCCCGGTTCGAGCATTTCATTCAGCGTCGGGCCATGAACATCGAGAGCCTGGGCGAAGGTAAAATTGAGCTGCTTATTGAGCGGGGGCTGGTGCAGTCGCCCGCCGATTTGTACGAGCTGACAACAGAAAAGCTGCTTGGGCTCGAAAAAACCTACCCGGCCACGCCTGTACTGTCCGACGACGGTTCGGGGCGGACGTCTGCGGAAGAGCCCGGTAAGGCCCGCACCGTGAAGTTTGGGCAGAAAACGGTCGACAATATTCTGAAAGCGGTGGAGCGGTCGCGGCAGCAACCGTTTACCAACGTATTGTTTGCGCTCGGAATCCGGTACGTGGGGGCGACGACCGCCGAAAAACTGGTTGACTATTTCGGCACCATGGATGCACTGATGGCGGCTCCGCTGGAGGTGCTCATTACCGTGCCGGAGGTGGGCCCCCGCATTGCCCAAAGCGTGGCCAACTGGTTTGCCGACCCCGACAACCGGGACTACGTAGAACGGTTGCGGGCGGCCGGGCTTCAGTTTGTGGGCGAACGCAAAGTAGTAGAGGTGCGTAGTGATCGGCTTACTGGTAAAACCTTCCTCTACACGGGCACGTTTGCCAACTTCAGCCGCGAGCAACTCGAAGCCGAGATTGCCGCCCACGGGGGCAAGCTGGTCAGTGGCGTTTCGAAAAAACTCAACTACCTCATCGTGGGCGAAAATGCGGGTCCCTCGAAGGTAAGTAAAGCCGAAAGCCTTAAAGTTCCGATGATTAGTGAGGACGAGTTCATGGCGATGTTGACGTAA
- a CDS encoding GDSL-type esterase/lipase family protein — protein MRRLKAGASLICCFLFIALCSSPGSAQINSPSAAPFTLKKGDRVVFVGNSLFENDVQFGYLELALTTRWPDKEVTFRNIGWTGDNVYGVARSTITNPPTAYELLMEHLTKAQPTVVFIGYGNIEAQEGEAGLPRFVEGLNKLVDKVDELGAQAVLLSTIPVLSDSIPNRTEYNAMLQRYAGAIAKTATDRGKRYIDLFGPLAAIPDKRTITENGIHLNEAGYYRLATLLEERLGLPARHGAIQVAVGKTSVDASGPVRAATADPKAERIGFTVDERWLPLPKPADAGVIPEKGNVLAVTGLKKGYYTLRIDNAEVVTASAKEWAEGVEIRQGSGVEQARDLRHLINKKNELFYFQYRPLNTTYILGFRSYEQGRHVKGLEEQNFIIKWLESQIALTRTPKPRVYQLTLLK, from the coding sequence ATGAGAAGGTTAAAGGCAGGGGCTTCCCTGATTTGTTGTTTTCTATTCATTGCTCTTTGTTCCTCCCCCGGTTCTGCCCAGATAAATTCGCCGTCAGCGGCTCCGTTTACCCTCAAAAAAGGCGACCGGGTGGTATTTGTGGGCAATTCGCTCTTCGAAAACGACGTTCAATTCGGGTATCTGGAACTGGCTCTTACCACCCGCTGGCCCGACAAAGAGGTTACGTTTCGGAACATTGGCTGGACCGGCGACAACGTGTACGGTGTAGCCCGTAGCACCATTACCAACCCGCCCACGGCTTACGAACTGCTCATGGAGCACCTGACCAAAGCGCAACCGACCGTCGTGTTTATTGGCTACGGCAATATCGAAGCGCAGGAGGGCGAAGCCGGTTTACCCCGTTTTGTGGAGGGCCTGAACAAACTGGTCGACAAGGTGGACGAACTGGGGGCGCAGGCTGTTCTGCTGTCTACCATTCCGGTGTTGTCCGACTCCATTCCCAACCGCACCGAGTACAACGCCATGCTGCAACGCTACGCCGGAGCGATTGCCAAAACAGCCACCGACCGGGGCAAACGGTATATTGATCTGTTCGGCCCGCTGGCGGCTATCCCCGACAAACGGACAATCACCGAAAACGGCATACACCTGAACGAAGCGGGCTATTACCGGCTGGCAACCCTGCTGGAAGAACGGCTGGGCCTCCCCGCACGACATGGAGCTATTCAGGTGGCAGTCGGTAAGACCTCGGTCGATGCATCGGGGCCGGTGCGGGCGGCAACTGCTGACCCCAAAGCCGAGCGGATTGGGTTTACGGTAGATGAGCGTTGGCTGCCACTGCCCAAGCCTGCCGATGCCGGGGTAATTCCCGAAAAAGGGAATGTGCTTGCAGTGACTGGCCTCAAAAAAGGCTATTACACACTCCGAATCGACAATGCCGAGGTCGTAACGGCATCGGCAAAAGAGTGGGCCGAGGGCGTCGAAATCCGACAGGGGAGTGGGGTCGAGCAAGCCCGCGACCTGCGTCACCTGATCAACAAAAAGAACGAGCTGTTTTATTTCCAGTACCGGCCGCTCAACACAACGTATATTCTCGGCTTTCGCTCGTATGAGCAGGGCCGACACGTGAAAGGGCTTGAAGAGCAGAATTTTATCATTAAGTGGCTCGAAAGTCAGATTGCCCTCACCCGCACCCCCAAACCAAGAGTTTATCAACTTACCCTTTTGAAGTAA
- the rpe gene encoding ribulose-phosphate 3-epimerase, whose product MNQPIIAPSILAADFANLQRDVEMINHSDADWFHIDIMDGEFVPNISFGFPVLEAIQKHAQKPLDVHLMIVQPDRYLEQFAKAGAATITVHYEACTHLHRTLTRIRELGCKAGVALNLQTPVTAIEDVLDSIDQVLVMTINPGFGGQKLVPASIQKVRKMRRLLTEHQSPALIEVDGGVDLNTITALAEAGADVFVAGTSVFKADDPAEAIRALKERPFTQQPSPMA is encoded by the coding sequence ATGAACCAACCGATTATTGCCCCGTCGATTCTGGCGGCCGATTTTGCCAATCTGCAACGTGATGTGGAAATGATTAACCACAGCGACGCCGACTGGTTCCATATCGATATCATGGATGGCGAGTTTGTGCCTAACATTTCGTTTGGCTTTCCGGTGCTGGAAGCCATCCAGAAACACGCCCAAAAACCCCTCGACGTGCACCTCATGATTGTACAGCCCGACCGCTATCTGGAGCAGTTTGCCAAAGCGGGAGCCGCAACCATCACGGTTCATTACGAAGCCTGTACGCACCTGCACCGCACGCTTACGCGTATCCGCGAGCTGGGTTGCAAGGCGGGGGTTGCCCTGAATCTGCAAACCCCCGTGACGGCCATCGAAGATGTGCTCGACTCCATTGATCAGGTGCTGGTGATGACGATCAACCCCGGCTTTGGCGGTCAGAAACTGGTCCCAGCCTCAATTCAGAAAGTGCGCAAGATGCGCCGGTTGCTGACCGAACACCAAAGCCCAGCCCTGATTGAAGTAGACGGGGGCGTTGATTTGAATACCATCACAGCCCTCGCCGAAGCGGGTGCCGATGTTTTTGTAGCGGGCACCTCGGTCTTCAAAGCCGACGATCCGGCTGAGGCTATCCGGGCCTTAAAAGAACGGCCCTTTACGCAGCAGCCCTCACCGATGGCTTAA
- a CDS encoding alpha-amylase family glycosyl hydrolase, whose translation MTKYLLASALSLLILTGGCKNSTQTDQTETSTTPTDTTTVQFGQAPPAPEWAKNATIYEVNTRQFSREGTFKAVTAQLPRLKELGVDIVWLMPIYPISLKNKKGPLGSPYAVADYMSVNPDYGTLDDFKALVQRAHALGLRVILDWIPNHTGWDHKWITEHPDYYTKVKGKMTTPLDPKTGKPTDWTDVVDLDYDNPNLRKAMIDAMSYWVRECDIDGFRCDVAGFVPDDFWQEVRPALDKIKTVFMLAEWEDEPGHFSSCFNANYAWGMHTVMKAVAQGARPATVIDSMIVLNQKRFPKWFYQMQFLQNHDENSWNGTLTESFKEGADAFVVLSHTIDGMPLVYNGMESNLNKRLAFFEKDSIPWGTYSKTDFFKSLLTLKHRNRALWNGQAGGKAVKIQTGDDDKVYAFYRKKDNDQVTVVLNLSEKPVTTRLEGAGYEGTFMEIFTRTSSEIKPGMTITLKPWEYRVYTN comes from the coding sequence ATGACGAAGTACTTGCTGGCCAGTGCGCTGAGCCTGTTGATACTAACCGGAGGCTGTAAAAACTCAACGCAAACCGACCAGACGGAGACGAGCACTACTCCTACTGATACCACTACGGTTCAGTTTGGGCAGGCTCCTCCCGCGCCCGAATGGGCAAAAAATGCGACAATCTATGAAGTAAACACCCGCCAGTTTTCGCGGGAGGGTACGTTCAAGGCCGTTACGGCGCAGCTACCTCGGCTGAAAGAACTGGGAGTCGATATTGTCTGGCTCATGCCGATTTATCCCATCAGCCTCAAAAACAAAAAAGGACCTCTGGGTAGCCCCTATGCCGTGGCCGATTACATGTCGGTTAACCCCGACTACGGTACCCTCGATGATTTCAAGGCACTGGTGCAGCGGGCTCATGCGTTGGGCCTGCGGGTTATTCTGGACTGGATTCCGAACCATACCGGCTGGGACCATAAATGGATTACGGAGCACCCCGATTATTACACCAAGGTAAAAGGGAAAATGACCACCCCGCTCGATCCGAAAACCGGCAAGCCGACCGATTGGACCGATGTAGTGGATCTGGATTACGACAACCCGAATCTGCGTAAGGCCATGATCGACGCCATGTCGTACTGGGTACGGGAGTGTGATATTGACGGTTTCCGCTGCGATGTCGCCGGCTTTGTTCCCGATGATTTCTGGCAGGAAGTGCGCCCGGCGCTCGACAAAATCAAAACGGTTTTCATGCTGGCCGAATGGGAGGACGAACCCGGTCATTTTTCGAGTTGCTTCAACGCCAATTACGCCTGGGGCATGCACACTGTCATGAAGGCCGTTGCCCAGGGGGCTCGACCGGCTACCGTGATCGACTCCATGATTGTGCTCAACCAGAAGCGGTTTCCGAAATGGTTTTATCAGATGCAGTTTTTGCAGAACCACGACGAAAACTCGTGGAACGGCACACTCACCGAATCGTTTAAGGAAGGGGCCGATGCGTTTGTGGTACTGAGCCACACCATCGACGGGATGCCGCTGGTCTATAACGGTATGGAATCGAACCTGAACAAGCGACTGGCTTTTTTTGAGAAAGACTCGATTCCCTGGGGAACGTACAGCAAAACCGACTTTTTTAAGTCACTACTGACCCTCAAACACCGTAACCGTGCTCTCTGGAACGGTCAGGCAGGCGGTAAAGCCGTGAAGATTCAAACGGGTGATGACGATAAAGTGTACGCCTTTTACCGGAAGAAAGACAATGATCAGGTTACGGTTGTACTTAATCTGTCGGAGAAACCCGTAACTACCCGACTCGAAGGAGCGGGCTACGAGGGGACATTCATGGAGATTTTTACCCGCACTTCGTCCGAAATTAAACCCGGTATGACGATTACCCTCAAACCCTGGGAGTATCGGGTGTACACCAACTAA
- a CDS encoding ABC transporter ATP-binding protein has translation MTSILTASNIQRSYGTLPVLRGIDLTINSGEIVSIVGASGAGKSTLLHILGTLDRPDAGEVFLADQNVFTLNDNQLARFRNEKIGFVFQFNNLLPEFTALENVCLPGFIAGKPEREVRERAQVLLQTLGLPDRGGHFPSQMSGGEQQRTAVARALINQPAVVFADEPSGNLDSHNAEELHKLFFNLRDNFGQTFIIVTHNEGLADLADRKIVIRDGQVNPPDVE, from the coding sequence ATGACATCCATTCTCACCGCTTCAAATATCCAACGTTCGTACGGTACGCTGCCTGTTCTGCGGGGTATCGACCTCACCATCAACTCCGGCGAAATTGTGTCCATTGTGGGCGCGTCGGGCGCTGGCAAAAGTACCCTGCTGCACATTTTGGGTACCCTCGACCGGCCCGATGCGGGCGAGGTCTTTCTCGCCGATCAGAATGTGTTTACGCTGAACGATAATCAGTTGGCCCGTTTCCGAAACGAAAAGATTGGGTTTGTTTTCCAGTTTAATAACCTGCTGCCCGAATTTACAGCGCTCGAAAATGTGTGCCTGCCGGGCTTCATTGCCGGTAAGCCCGAGCGTGAGGTTCGCGAGCGCGCGCAGGTGTTGTTACAAACGCTTGGCCTGCCCGACCGCGGAGGGCATTTCCCCTCGCAGATGTCGGGTGGTGAGCAGCAGCGGACTGCCGTTGCCCGCGCGCTCATCAATCAACCGGCCGTTGTGTTTGCTGACGAACCCAGCGGGAATCTGGATTCGCACAATGCGGAAGAGTTACATAAGCTCTTTTTCAACCTGCGCGACAATTTCGGGCAAACCTTTATCATCGTCACGCACAACGAAGGCCTGGCCGATCTGGCCGACCGGAAGATTGTGATTCGAGACGGGCAGGTTAATCCACCTGATGTAGAATAG
- the dapA gene encoding 4-hydroxy-tetrahydrodipicolinate synthase yields the protein MNNRFHGVGVAIVTPFHADHSIDFDGFGRLIQHVSDGGVRYIVLQGTTGESPTVTKAEKKQLLQYLKENNPKQLPIVYGVGGNVTPDVVNTLKETDFEGVDAILSVCPYYNKPGQRGVIEHFTRVADASPVPVILYNIPPRTGINMTAETVCTLAQHPNIIGVKEASCIIEQCMEIARDKPDDFLLISGDDVQAVPIISIGGVGVMSVIANALPARFSALIDAALQGDFAFASKELSHFLRIDPLLYEEGNPVGVKNILEIMGLIEGHVRLPLMKASEGLSERQRAVLQQDHLLELVA from the coding sequence ATGAACAATCGCTTTCACGGTGTCGGAGTGGCTATCGTCACGCCATTTCACGCCGACCATTCTATTGATTTTGACGGCTTCGGCCGTCTGATTCAGCACGTCTCAGACGGAGGGGTGCGCTACATCGTGCTGCAAGGCACAACCGGCGAGTCGCCGACGGTGACGAAAGCGGAAAAGAAACAGTTGTTGCAGTACCTGAAGGAGAATAATCCGAAACAGCTGCCCATTGTGTACGGGGTGGGAGGAAATGTGACGCCCGACGTTGTGAATACGCTTAAGGAAACTGACTTCGAAGGCGTTGACGCCATCCTGTCGGTTTGTCCATACTATAATAAACCGGGTCAGCGGGGAGTGATCGAACACTTTACCCGTGTGGCCGATGCTTCGCCGGTGCCCGTCATTCTGTACAACATTCCGCCCCGGACAGGCATCAACATGACCGCCGAAACGGTATGTACGCTGGCTCAGCATCCCAATATCATCGGGGTGAAAGAGGCCTCGTGCATTATTGAGCAGTGCATGGAAATTGCCCGCGACAAACCGGACGATTTCCTCCTCATCTCGGGCGATGATGTGCAGGCTGTGCCCATTATCAGCATCGGTGGTGTGGGCGTGATGTCGGTTATTGCCAACGCCCTACCGGCTCGGTTCAGCGCGCTGATCGATGCGGCTTTGCAGGGTGATTTCGCGTTTGCTTCGAAAGAACTGAGTCATTTCCTGCGTATCGACCCTCTGTTGTACGAAGAAGGCAACCCGGTCGGGGTGAAAAACATCCTCGAAATTATGGGCCTCATCGAAGGGCACGTTCGGTTGCCGCTGATGAAAGCGTCGGAAGGCCTGAGCGAGCGGCAGCGGGCCGTGCTCCAGCAGGATCACCTGCTTGAGCTGGTTGCGTAA
- a CDS encoding PVC-type heme-binding CxxCH protein codes for MKTSWFPRPLSTLLSVPVFLILTATVHQENLTDIPKPDIKRELESFKIADGFEVTLFAADPLVAKPIQMNWDADGRLWVVSSTAYPHLKTGEEANDKIFVLEDTDGDGKADKSTIFAEGLLTPTGILPGDGGVYVANSTEILHFADTDGDGKADQRRRIVNGFGTADTHHLIHTFRWGPEGLLYFNQSIYIYSHVETPSGIKRLEGGGVWQMNPKKRELDVYAKGLVNPWGLQFDKWGQSFLTDGAGGEGINYAFPGATFVTAPGAARILRGLNPGQPKHSGLEVVSGRHMPDSWQGTLITNDFRANRINRFKLEEQGSGYASRQLDDLLWTDNVAFRPVDISVGPDGAIYVADWYNPIIQHGEVDFHDPRRDQEHGRIWRIVAKNRPLVKKPPLSKASVSELLDMLKLPEDWTRLQAKQVLKARGAAQVIPALRQWVDGLDKNHLDYEHHLLEALWTYQTLEVANEPLLLRLLNAQNHRARAAALRALQVWPGKVANVPALLTKAVADPHPQVRLEAVIGLRQVKTPEAVRTALAALDKPMDEFLDFALWQTVREGESYWAPRLKTEADFFGSPQKTVFALKSVSSPEAVAQLARLYGQNQVPAEYQKDVLASLAKFGKPADLSVVFDKALLQASDPKAVASQLGALEEAARRGEKPSGNLSRLTGLITSDDEAVAASAVRLLGLWKLEDQTATLTALARKDDKTLRKAALTSLAAMNSDAARKALTEMAGAKNPVDLRLASVAQLAVANPTEAAPIAGNLLRTLPADTDVTDLFRAFLVHKQGARALAEELTARKIPEGLATAGRQTMQRHVPWNRRGDETVTQLIKAIEASGGVLPAEKMPQELSASDIAAMAKLVKETADPVKGEIVYRRTGLACQSCHAIGGAGGRIGPDLSSLGTSSPAETIIRSILYPSQSIKEGYELQRVAKKDGSELMGYLVSNGTSDVVLRDVTGAEVSVPKSQINVIEKVPGSLMPAGLTATLDKAEFINLVSFLTKMGESGQFRVPTARFVRRWSTVVPTPELSRKLRDEGLGYLVRDIGKVTSQPLYSTVAGSVPLAELPIVEQAGGRRHSVLRFELEVLTKGNVNLDLSTTNGLTAWVGNRPLKLTDRGALLELPAGMHTVTLAIDRNLQKEGTFNVQLGEADKVPAQTRLVMGR; via the coding sequence ATGAAAACAAGCTGGTTTCCCAGGCCCCTCTCAACCCTGTTGAGCGTCCCGGTTTTTCTGATTCTTACCGCCACCGTTCATCAGGAGAATCTGACCGATATTCCGAAACCCGACATTAAGCGCGAACTTGAATCGTTTAAGATTGCCGATGGCTTCGAGGTTACGCTCTTTGCCGCCGACCCACTCGTGGCCAAGCCCATTCAGATGAACTGGGACGCCGACGGGCGGTTGTGGGTGGTGAGCAGCACGGCCTATCCGCACCTTAAAACCGGTGAAGAGGCCAACGATAAAATCTTTGTGCTCGAAGACACCGACGGCGACGGAAAGGCCGATAAGTCGACCATTTTTGCCGAAGGCCTGCTGACACCCACCGGAATTCTGCCCGGCGATGGGGGCGTGTACGTAGCCAACTCCACCGAGATTCTACACTTTGCCGATACGGATGGCGATGGTAAGGCCGACCAAAGACGCCGGATTGTGAATGGTTTTGGTACCGCCGACACGCACCACCTTATTCACACGTTCCGCTGGGGTCCCGAAGGTCTGCTGTATTTCAATCAGTCAATTTACATCTATAGCCACGTCGAAACACCCTCGGGGATCAAGCGGCTCGAAGGCGGTGGCGTTTGGCAGATGAACCCTAAAAAGCGGGAGCTCGACGTGTACGCCAAAGGGCTTGTGAACCCCTGGGGCCTGCAATTTGACAAGTGGGGACAGTCATTTCTGACCGACGGGGCCGGGGGCGAAGGCATCAACTACGCTTTTCCGGGGGCTACGTTTGTTACAGCACCCGGTGCGGCCCGTATTTTGCGCGGTCTGAATCCGGGGCAGCCGAAGCATTCGGGGCTCGAAGTGGTGTCGGGGCGACACATGCCTGATTCGTGGCAGGGTACGCTCATTACCAACGATTTCCGGGCCAACCGAATCAACCGGTTTAAGCTCGAAGAACAGGGGAGCGGCTATGCGTCGCGACAGCTCGACGATTTGCTTTGGACCGATAACGTCGCGTTCCGGCCCGTGGATATTTCGGTAGGCCCTGATGGCGCCATTTACGTGGCCGACTGGTACAACCCTATTATTCAGCACGGCGAGGTCGATTTTCACGATCCCCGGCGCGACCAGGAGCATGGTCGCATCTGGCGCATTGTGGCTAAAAACCGACCCCTGGTCAAAAAGCCACCGCTGAGCAAAGCGTCGGTGAGTGAGTTGCTCGACATGCTCAAACTACCCGAAGACTGGACCCGCCTTCAGGCCAAACAGGTGCTCAAAGCCCGCGGGGCTGCACAGGTGATTCCGGCCTTGCGGCAGTGGGTGGATGGGCTGGACAAAAACCACCTCGACTATGAGCATCACCTGCTCGAAGCGCTCTGGACGTACCAAACGCTCGAAGTGGCCAATGAACCGCTACTGTTGCGGCTCCTGAACGCGCAAAACCACCGGGCGCGGGCTGCGGCCCTGCGTGCCTTGCAGGTGTGGCCGGGCAAGGTTGCCAATGTGCCCGCCCTGCTCACCAAGGCCGTGGCCGATCCGCACCCACAGGTTCGGCTGGAAGCGGTGATTGGCCTGCGGCAGGTGAAAACACCCGAAGCCGTGCGGACGGCCCTGGCGGCTCTGGATAAACCGATGGACGAGTTTCTGGATTTTGCCCTCTGGCAAACCGTTCGCGAGGGTGAGTCGTACTGGGCACCCCGTCTCAAAACCGAGGCCGACTTTTTCGGATCACCCCAGAAAACGGTGTTCGCCCTCAAATCGGTGAGTAGCCCCGAAGCCGTGGCGCAACTGGCCCGGTTGTACGGGCAAAATCAGGTGCCTGCCGAGTATCAGAAAGATGTACTGGCCTCCCTGGCGAAATTTGGTAAACCCGCTGACCTGTCGGTGGTGTTCGATAAAGCTTTGCTCCAAGCATCTGACCCAAAGGCGGTTGCCTCACAGTTGGGTGCGCTGGAGGAAGCCGCCCGTCGGGGCGAAAAACCATCGGGTAACCTGAGTCGGCTGACGGGGTTGATAACGAGCGATGACGAAGCTGTGGCTGCCAGTGCCGTGCGTCTGCTGGGCTTGTGGAAGCTCGAAGACCAAACCGCTACCCTCACAGCTCTGGCTCGTAAAGACGATAAAACGCTGCGCAAAGCCGCCCTGACTTCGCTGGCCGCCATGAACAGCGATGCGGCCCGCAAAGCCCTGACCGAGATGGCTGGCGCTAAAAACCCGGTCGACCTACGGTTGGCGTCCGTGGCTCAATTGGCCGTTGCCAACCCAACGGAGGCAGCCCCCATAGCGGGGAATCTGCTGCGTACGCTGCCGGCCGATACCGACGTGACCGATTTGTTCCGGGCTTTTCTGGTGCACAAGCAGGGGGCTCGTGCTTTGGCCGAAGAGCTGACGGCCCGCAAAATTCCGGAAGGCTTAGCCACGGCGGGCCGCCAGACTATGCAGCGTCATGTGCCCTGGAACCGGCGCGGTGATGAAACCGTGACGCAACTCATCAAAGCCATCGAAGCATCGGGAGGGGTGTTGCCCGCTGAGAAAATGCCGCAGGAACTCAGCGCATCAGACATTGCGGCCATGGCGAAGCTCGTAAAAGAAACGGCCGACCCGGTCAAGGGCGAGATCGTGTACCGGCGTACGGGCCTGGCCTGTCAGTCGTGCCATGCTATTGGCGGGGCGGGTGGCCGGATTGGCCCCGACCTGAGTAGCCTCGGAACCAGCTCGCCCGCTGAGACCATTATTCGATCAATTCTGTACCCCAGCCAGTCGATTAAAGAAGGCTACGAATTGCAGCGGGTAGCCAAAAAAGACGGCTCCGAACTGATGGGGTATCTGGTCAGCAACGGTACATCCGACGTTGTCCTGCGCGACGTGACGGGGGCCGAAGTATCGGTGCCGAAAAGCCAGATCAACGTGATTGAGAAGGTGCCGGGCTCACTCATGCCCGCCGGGCTGACCGCTACTTTGGACAAAGCCGAGTTTATAAATCTGGTTAGTTTCCTGACCAAAATGGGCGAATCGGGGCAGTTTCGTGTGCCAACTGCCCGGTTTGTGCGCCGGTGGAGTACCGTGGTTCCAACGCCTGAGTTGAGCCGTAAACTCCGCGATGAAGGGCTGGGTTACCTGGTGCGTGACATTGGCAAAGTGACTTCTCAACCGTTGTACAGTACCGTTGCGGGCTCGGTTCCCCTAGCCGAACTGCCCATCGTCGAACAGGCTGGCGGCCGTCGGCACAGTGTGCTGCGGTTCGAGCTGGAGGTGCTGACTAAAGGCAACGTGAATCTGGATCTGAGCACCACAAATGGCCTGACCGCCTGGGTGGGCAACCGCCCCCTTAAACTGACCGACCGGGGTGCCCTGCTCGAACTACCCGCGGGTATGCATACCGTGACCCTGGCTATTGACCGGAATCTGCAAAAAGAGGGAACGTTCAATGTGCAGCTCGGCGAAGCCGACAAAGTACCCGCTCAAACCCGATTGGTGATGGGTCGGTGA